One window of Salegentibacter sp. Hel_I_6 genomic DNA carries:
- a CDS encoding efflux RND transporter permease subunit, translated as MFNKIIKYFLYNRLVSILLLVFLIGWGLVTAPFNWDTGFLPNDPVPVDAIPDIGENQQIVFTDWPGRSPQDIEDQITYPLTSSLLGIPGVKSIRSSSMFGFSSIYIIFEEDIEFYWSRSRVLEKLNSLPAGLLPEDAQPTLGPDATGLGQVFWYTLEGRDKDGNVTGGWDLHQLRKVQDYYVKLGLSGTQGVSEVASIGGFVQEYQIDVNPDALKAYGIGINQIMMAVKNSNRDAGAKTLEVNKVEYLVRGLGYIKSTEDIENTVVAETDNTPILIKDLGQVSLGPAERRGVLDKGGAEVVGGVVVARYGSNPLEVIQNTKDKIQEISTGLPSKTLADGTESQLTIVPFYDRTQLINETINTLERALSHEVLISIIVIIVLVLNLRASILISSLLPVAVLMTFIAMRYFGVDANVVALSGIAIAIGVMVDVGIVFVENTIRWLEMPENENARGNKLAGIIYKATAEVAPAVTTALATTIVSFIPVFFMENAEGKLFRPLAFTKTFALVAAFLIGVFVLPMLSYFFFNIKINKNKTQQIWNTVLIVSGILLAIILSFWLPLALTLIGLMKIAEDRNPQFLGKYSKLVIPVLILAVTIFFLAEEWMPLGFQKSVFANYFFVILLLSITLVILMMVVKFYEPILNWCLTNKGKFLALPIITIFFGVMIWFGFPKLFGFVANGFDKVGLNVRTTQVWSGMAHSFPGVGKEFMPSLNEGSFLLMPTAMPHAGMEETTKTLKQLDLAVTNIPEVEISVGKLGRVESALDPAPISMFENIINYKPEYIHAEDGSMQRFKVDDKNRFILKSDDTLTNSEAIRQNISAGQLIEDEDGKFYRNWREHINSPDDIWDEITKRTKLPGVTSAPKLQPIETRLVMLQTGMRAPMGIKAYGPDLQTIQDFGMQLEELLKEVPSVKSEAVFADRVVGKPYLEIDIDRIAIARYGLSIEDVQQTIETAIGGMEITSTVEGRERFPVRVRYPRELRDDPESIKQILVPTSRGAQIPLGELAELNYERGPQMIKSEDTFLTGYVLFDKRDGFAEVNVVNDAQRHIQDKIDAGTLKVPQGVSYKFSGNYENQVRAVERLAILIPICLVIIFLLLYFQFKTIIASTIHFSGVFVAFAGGFIMIWLYGQGWFMDFDLFGTNMRNLFQMHEINLSVAVWVGFIALFGIATDDGVLMGTYIHQVFERKNPKTVNEVREAVMEAGLKRVRPAMMTTAVTIIALFPVLTSTGKGSDIMVPMAIPIVGGMLIQIMTIFVVPVLQAIWRERKEAPSNSPKRGGFRN; from the coding sequence ATGTTCAATAAGATCATTAAATATTTTCTGTATAACCGACTGGTTTCCATTCTGCTGCTTGTTTTTTTAATTGGCTGGGGATTGGTGACCGCTCCTTTTAATTGGGATACGGGTTTTCTTCCAAATGATCCTGTGCCGGTTGATGCTATTCCCGATATTGGTGAAAACCAGCAAATTGTTTTTACCGATTGGCCGGGGCGTTCCCCGCAAGATATTGAAGACCAAATCACTTATCCGCTAACCAGTTCTCTTTTGGGAATTCCGGGCGTGAAATCTATTCGTAGTTCTTCTATGTTCGGATTTTCAAGTATCTATATCATTTTTGAAGAAGATATAGAATTTTACTGGTCGAGAAGCCGTGTTTTAGAGAAATTGAATTCTCTCCCTGCTGGCTTATTGCCCGAAGATGCTCAACCTACCCTGGGGCCTGATGCTACTGGTTTAGGTCAGGTTTTTTGGTACACCCTGGAAGGTCGCGATAAAGATGGAAATGTAACCGGAGGCTGGGATCTTCACCAATTGAGAAAAGTTCAGGATTATTATGTGAAGCTAGGCTTAAGTGGAACTCAAGGAGTTTCTGAAGTTGCTTCCATTGGCGGTTTTGTGCAGGAATACCAAATTGATGTTAATCCCGATGCGCTTAAAGCATACGGAATTGGCATCAACCAGATCATGATGGCGGTAAAGAATTCCAATCGCGATGCCGGCGCGAAAACTTTAGAGGTTAATAAGGTGGAATACCTGGTGCGCGGACTCGGGTATATAAAATCTACTGAAGATATTGAAAATACCGTGGTCGCCGAAACCGATAATACTCCAATCCTGATTAAGGATCTTGGGCAGGTAAGTTTAGGTCCCGCAGAACGCCGGGGCGTTTTAGATAAAGGTGGCGCTGAAGTCGTTGGTGGTGTTGTCGTGGCACGTTATGGCTCAAATCCTTTGGAGGTTATTCAAAATACCAAAGATAAGATTCAGGAAATTTCGACTGGTTTACCTTCTAAAACCCTTGCCGATGGTACCGAAAGTCAGTTAACCATTGTGCCGTTCTACGATAGAACACAACTGATAAATGAAACTATAAATACGCTGGAGAGAGCGCTTTCTCACGAAGTACTAATTAGTATTATTGTGATAATTGTTTTGGTTTTAAACCTTCGGGCTTCGATTTTGATTTCCAGTTTGCTGCCGGTGGCAGTGCTTATGACTTTTATTGCGATGCGCTATTTTGGAGTGGATGCTAATGTGGTGGCGCTTTCAGGTATTGCAATCGCTATTGGCGTAATGGTAGATGTTGGGATTGTTTTTGTTGAAAACACCATTCGCTGGCTCGAAATGCCCGAAAACGAAAATGCCCGCGGAAATAAACTTGCCGGAATAATTTATAAAGCAACTGCTGAAGTAGCCCCCGCCGTAACCACGGCTTTAGCGACTACTATTGTAAGTTTTATCCCGGTGTTTTTTATGGAAAATGCCGAAGGAAAACTATTTCGCCCCCTGGCATTTACTAAAACCTTTGCACTGGTCGCCGCTTTTTTAATTGGAGTATTTGTATTGCCAATGCTGTCTTATTTCTTTTTTAATATCAAAATCAATAAAAATAAGACGCAACAAATCTGGAATACTGTCCTAATCGTTTCCGGAATTCTACTGGCAATAATTCTTAGTTTCTGGTTGCCTTTAGCGCTTACACTAATTGGCTTGATGAAAATTGCTGAAGATAGAAACCCTCAATTTCTGGGTAAATATTCCAAACTGGTTATTCCCGTATTGATTCTGGCGGTAACTATTTTCTTTCTTGCTGAAGAATGGATGCCACTCGGTTTTCAGAAATCGGTTTTTGCTAATTATTTCTTTGTAATCCTGTTGCTCAGTATTACACTGGTAATTTTAATGATGGTGGTGAAATTCTACGAACCAATCCTAAATTGGTGTTTAACCAATAAAGGAAAGTTCCTTGCGCTGCCCATTATCACTATATTTTTTGGGGTGATGATCTGGTTCGGTTTTCCAAAATTATTCGGATTTGTAGCTAACGGATTTGATAAAGTAGGCTTGAATGTAAGAACAACGCAGGTTTGGAGCGGAATGGCACACAGTTTTCCCGGTGTAGGTAAAGAATTTATGCCTTCTTTAAATGAAGGTAGCTTCTTGCTAATGCCAACTGCAATGCCTCACGCCGGAATGGAAGAAACCACTAAAACCCTAAAACAATTGGACCTTGCGGTAACCAACATTCCTGAAGTAGAAATTTCCGTAGGGAAACTGGGAAGGGTAGAAAGTGCTTTGGATCCGGCGCCAATTTCTATGTTTGAAAATATCATCAATTATAAACCGGAGTATATTCATGCGGAAGACGGCTCGATGCAGCGTTTTAAAGTTGATGATAAAAACCGATTTATTCTGAAATCTGACGATACTTTGACGAATTCCGAAGCTATTCGGCAAAACATTTCCGCAGGACAATTAATTGAAGATGAAGATGGAAAATTTTACCGAAACTGGAGGGAACATATTAACAGCCCCGATGATATTTGGGATGAGATTACGAAGCGCACAAAACTTCCCGGGGTAACTTCTGCACCGAAATTGCAGCCCATAGAAACCCGACTGGTCATGTTACAAACCGGAATGCGGGCGCCAATGGGAATTAAAGCTTATGGTCCAGACCTGCAAACCATTCAGGATTTTGGAATGCAACTGGAAGAACTTTTAAAAGAAGTGCCATCAGTAAAATCGGAAGCGGTTTTTGCCGATAGGGTAGTGGGGAAACCTTACCTGGAAATAGATATAGACCGAATCGCGATTGCACGTTACGGTTTAAGTATTGAAGATGTACAGCAAACCATAGAAACTGCGATTGGCGGGATGGAAATTACTTCTACGGTAGAAGGTCGCGAGCGATTTCCGGTTAGGGTAAGATATCCGCGGGAATTACGTGACGATCCCGAAAGTATAAAGCAAATTTTAGTGCCAACTTCCAGGGGTGCGCAAATTCCGTTAGGGGAACTCGCTGAACTCAACTATGAACGCGGCCCGCAAATGATAAAAAGTGAGGATACCTTTTTAACCGGCTATGTGCTTTTTGATAAACGCGATGGTTTTGCTGAGGTAAACGTAGTGAACGATGCCCAACGACATATCCAGGATAAAATTGATGCAGGAACATTAAAGGTGCCGCAGGGAGTGAGTTATAAATTCTCCGGAAATTACGAAAACCAGGTGCGGGCGGTAGAGCGGCTTGCCATTCTTATTCCTATTTGTCTGGTGATTATTTTCCTGTTGCTGTATTTTCAGTTTAAAACCATTATCGCTTCTACGATCCACTTTTCAGGAGTATTTGTGGCTTTTGCTGGCGGATTTATAATGATATGGCTTTATGGACAGGGTTGGTTTATGGATTTTGATCTCTTCGGAACCAATATGCGTAACCTTTTTCAAATGCACGAGATCAATTTGAGTGTGGCTGTTTGGGTTGGATTTATTGCTTTATTCGGAATTGCTACCGATGATGGAGTTTTAATGGGAACA